A part of Onthophagus taurus isolate NC chromosome 7, IU_Otau_3.0, whole genome shotgun sequence genomic DNA contains:
- the LOC139430877 gene encoding methyltransferase-like protein 25B has protein sequence MAIPQSYTDSKTYMHDCLQFLNDYQWIYNYPNTHILVNKIFEKIPLDWVEYFNKFNTNDFNSLALGIVNENAPLSLKQFLRKLDNLKPKFELKTLPENISFTFPKNISIGIKKKHEILCLSSVVDRICRDKDVKSVLDVGCGLGYLPHLINEKFHFKVIGVEGDEKKVRLAEEYQKKYYPHSIENVSYLHNYITKDSLDTLINLGLDNFCITGLHACADLSITILKLFLKITSAKCLVIMPCCYHRLTINSIEDGLETFLNFPCSDILKRVAENFKIETFLRRPFLRLAAQQSCESWKELDHNAHDIHAKNCLFRAILQEIAEEG, from the exons atggcAATACCTCAGTCCTACACGGATTCAAAAACATATATGCACGActgtttacaatttttaaacgattatCAATGGATTTATAATTACCCAAATACTCATATCttggtaaataaaatttttgaaaagattcCTTTAGATTGGgtggaatattttaataaatttaataccaaCGATTTTAATTCTTTAGCTTTGGGGATAGTTAAT gaaAATGCTCCTTTGagtttaaaacaatttctacGGAAGCTTGACAATTTGAAACCTAAATTTGAGTTGAAAACTTTGCCGGAAAATATATCTTTTACTTTTCCGAAAAACATCTCGATaggaataaaaaagaaacacgaaattttgtgtttatcaTCGGTGGTTGATCGTATTTGTAGGGATAAAGATGTTAAAAGTGTTCTTGATGTGGGATGTGGCCtt GGGTATCTTCCACATCTTATTAATgagaaatttcattttaaagttattggGGTTGAAGGCGACGAAAAGAAAGTTAGATTAGCAGAGGAGtatcaaaagaaatattaccCCCATTCgattgaaaatgtttcatatttaCATAATTATATAACCAAAGATTCTTTagatacattaattaatttaggtttggataatttttgtataactggTCTTCATGCTTGTGCCGATTTAAGTATAACTATTCTTaagttatttctaaaaattacttCGGCAAAATGTTTAGTAATAATGCCATGTTGTTATCATcgattaacaataaattccATCGAAGATGGTTTAGAAACCTTTCTGAACTTTCCATgtagtgatatcttaaaaagagtcgctgaaaattttaaaattgaaacatttttaaggcGACCATTTTTAAGATTAGCAGCACAACAAAGTTGCGAATCATGGAAAGAACTGGACCATAACGCTCACGACATTCatgcaaaaaattgtttattccgagcaattttacaagaaattgCCGAGGAAGGTTAG
- the LOC111429525 gene encoding RYamide neuropeptides-like, with product MNTSKLIILSAYLVVAVFAISEEQESYTYQKRGPAEFSLGPRYGRAKVDVPVQRSGKLQHRSNQFYLGPRYGKRSSDPQAIMSVFPQSQHRQPPCFNDNDFACDYTGVSNLYRCIERNDGPIDDIISSTS from the exons ATGAATACCAGCAAATTAATCATATTATCAGCCTACTTAGTGGTGGCTGTGTTCGCTATATCGGAAGAGCAAGAGTCCTATACATATCAAAAACGAGGACCAGCAg aatttaGTTTGGGTCCAAGATATGGAAGAGCCAAAGTAGACGTTCCCGTACAAAGAAGCGGCAAATTACAGCACAGAAGCAACCAATTCTATTTGGGACCCAG atatGGTAAACGATCCAGCGACCCACAGGCCATCATGAGCGTATTCCCACAATCTCAACATCGTCAACCGCCCTGTTTCAACGATAACGACTTCGCGTGTGACTACACAGGAGTATCCAATTTGTACCGTTGTATTGAAAG GAATGATGGCCCAATAGACGACATAATATCATCCACATCGTAA